Proteins encoded by one window of Massilia sp. NR 4-1:
- a CDS encoding molybdopterin-binding protein, whose translation MLTSARNQLSGKVTAIQRGAVNDEVEIGLADGQKIVAILTHGSVESLGLQTGSEALALIKASWVILLSDVSGIRLSARNQLAGTVQEVNTGAVNSEVVLKLAGGGEIVAIVTNDSVTNLGLAPGKAATAAFKASSVIVGVKA comes from the coding sequence ATGCTGACCAGCGCGCGTAACCAACTCAGCGGCAAAGTCACGGCTATCCAGCGCGGTGCCGTGAACGACGAAGTGGAAATCGGCCTGGCCGATGGCCAGAAAATCGTCGCCATCCTGACCCATGGCAGCGTCGAGTCGCTGGGCCTGCAGACCGGTTCCGAAGCGCTGGCCCTGATCAAGGCTTCCTGGGTCATCCTGCTGAGCGACGTTTCCGGCATCCGCCTGTCGGCGCGCAACCAGCTGGCCGGTACCGTGCAGGAAGTGAATACCGGCGCGGTCAATTCCGAAGTCGTGCTGAAACTGGCCGGCGGTGGCGAAATCGTCGCCATCGTCACCAACGACAGCGTGACGAATCTGGGCCTGGCGCCAGGCAAGGCCGCCACCGCCGCCTTCAAGGCTTCCAGCGTCATCGTCGGCGTCAAGGCCTGA
- a CDS encoding U32 family peptidase, with product MSLLSHQLELLSPAKTAEIGREAILHGADAVYIGGPAFGARHNASNPLEDIAALTQFAHRYHARIFVTMNTIMHDAELETARKQIWQLYEAGVDALIIQDMGLLELDLPPIQMHASTQCDIRTAEKARFLGNVGFSQLVLARELTIEQIRKIRAEVDTPLEYFIHGALCVAFSGQCYISHADTGRSANRGDCSQACRLPYTLSDGQGRVVAYEKHLLSMKDNDQSRNLEALVDAGIRSFKIEGRYKDMGYVKNITAHYRLLLDEILERRPELARASSGQTKVLFTPDVDKNFHRGHTDYFAQGRLVDIGAFDSPKYVGVELGTVSRIGGDHFDLVANAPLANGDGLNYMNKRTTVGIQANTAQKLGEDEDGQRWRVFPNETLNTLPGLKVGTVIHRNRDHQWEAALNKKSSDRKVALDLTLSECAGGLCLSICDEDGIASSTEALIEFQPAQQAEQADASLRASLGKLGNTMFEAHQVELALSRPWFVPSSAINALRREAIEAHEAARVAAWLRPERKPAEEPPAAYPETQLSYLANVYNEKARAFYHKHGVQLIDAAYEAHEEPGEVSLMITKHCLRFSFNLCPKQAKGVQGVQGQVRAEPMTLVSGNERYTLRFDCKPCEMHVVGAMKTNILNSPPPSAIPYSPLVFHRQRPRSN from the coding sequence ATGTCGCTGCTCAGTCACCAGCTCGAACTGCTGTCCCCCGCCAAAACCGCTGAAATCGGCCGCGAGGCCATTCTGCATGGCGCCGATGCCGTCTATATCGGCGGCCCCGCCTTTGGCGCGCGCCACAATGCCAGCAATCCGCTGGAGGATATCGCTGCGCTGACGCAATTCGCCCACCGCTACCACGCCCGCATCTTCGTGACCATGAACACCATCATGCACGACGCCGAACTGGAAACGGCGCGCAAGCAGATCTGGCAACTGTATGAGGCGGGAGTCGACGCCCTCATCATCCAGGACATGGGTCTGCTGGAGCTGGACCTGCCGCCGATCCAGATGCACGCCAGTACCCAGTGCGATATCCGCACCGCGGAAAAAGCGCGCTTCCTCGGCAATGTGGGCTTCTCCCAGCTGGTGCTGGCGCGCGAGCTGACCATTGAGCAGATCCGCAAAATCCGCGCGGAAGTCGACACGCCGCTGGAATACTTCATCCACGGCGCGCTGTGCGTGGCCTTCTCCGGCCAATGCTATATCTCGCACGCCGACACCGGCCGCAGCGCCAACCGCGGCGACTGCTCGCAGGCCTGCCGCCTGCCGTACACCCTGTCCGACGGCCAGGGGCGCGTGGTGGCGTATGAAAAACACCTGCTGTCGATGAAGGACAATGACCAGAGCCGCAATCTGGAAGCCCTGGTCGACGCGGGCATCCGCTCCTTCAAGATCGAGGGCCGCTACAAGGATATGGGCTATGTGAAGAACATCACCGCCCATTACCGCCTGCTGCTCGATGAGATCCTGGAGCGCCGCCCCGAGCTGGCGCGCGCTTCCAGCGGCCAGACCAAGGTGCTGTTCACGCCCGACGTGGACAAGAACTTCCATCGTGGCCACACCGATTACTTTGCCCAGGGCCGCCTGGTGGACATCGGCGCCTTCGATTCGCCCAAGTACGTGGGCGTGGAGCTGGGTACGGTAAGCCGCATCGGCGGCGACCATTTCGACCTCGTCGCCAACGCGCCGCTGGCGAACGGCGATGGCCTGAACTATATGAACAAGCGCACCACGGTGGGCATCCAGGCCAATACCGCGCAAAAGCTGGGCGAGGATGAGGACGGCCAGCGCTGGCGCGTCTTCCCCAACGAAACGCTGAACACCCTGCCCGGCCTGAAAGTCGGCACCGTGATCCACCGCAACCGCGACCACCAGTGGGAAGCGGCGCTGAACAAGAAGTCCTCCGACCGCAAGGTGGCGCTGGATCTGACGCTGAGCGAATGCGCCGGCGGCCTGTGCCTGAGCATCTGCGACGAGGATGGCATCGCCAGCTCGACCGAAGCGCTCATCGAATTCCAGCCGGCGCAACAGGCGGAGCAGGCCGACGCATCCCTGCGCGCCAGCCTGGGCAAACTGGGCAACACCATGTTCGAAGCGCACCAGGTGGAACTGGCCTTGTCGCGCCCCTGGTTTGTGCCCTCCTCGGCCATCAATGCGCTGCGCCGTGAAGCGATCGAAGCGCATGAGGCAGCGCGCGTGGCGGCCTGGCTGCGGCCCGAACGCAAGCCGGCGGAAGAACCGCCCGCGGCCTATCCGGAAACGCAGCTCAGCTATCTGGCCAATGTGTACAACGAAAAGGCGCGCGCCTTCTATCACAAACACGGCGTGCAACTGATCGACGCGGCTTACGAGGCGCATGAAGAGCCGGGCGAGGTGTCGCTGATGATCACCAAGCACTGCCTGCGCTTCTCCTTCAACCTGTGTCCGAAGCAGGCCAAGGGCGTGCAAGGCGTCCAGGGCCAGGTGCGGGCGGAGCCGATGACACTGGTCAGCGGTAACGAG
- a CDS encoding TolC family protein produces the protein MSCFHCLPPWRSALLAVLLLPVAALAQTELTLAEAQRLAVQLSGQIRAQDAAIDAAREMAVAASQLPDPVLKVGVDNMPLSGPDRVSLGADSMTMRRIGVMQEWTSREKRSLNAQRYEREADKGRAARADALAAVRRDAALAWYERHYADAARLLLEVQLAQAADQLRAAEASYRAGRGSLADVLAAKTAIGQLEDRSSEAQRRSRAAETGLARWIGSAASMPLAPAPHSAQPEALASTVQQSLENHPRLQRQRSEIALADTEAQRAQANRKSDWTWEVTFQQRGPGYPNMVSFGASVPLQWDRRQRQDRELAAQLARAAQARAEHEELLHVRSAETQQIADEWRTLQARHERYVQELLPLSAQRIQALLAAYSGGKATLAELLAAHRDTLDMRLQALQLEADSVRLRTQLDYLIPAMPEVKP, from the coding sequence ATGTCTTGTTTCCATTGCCTTCCGCCGTGGCGCAGTGCGCTGCTGGCGGTATTGCTCCTGCCTGTTGCCGCCTTGGCGCAGACGGAGCTGACCTTGGCCGAGGCCCAGCGCCTGGCCGTCCAACTTTCGGGCCAGATCCGCGCCCAGGACGCCGCCATCGACGCCGCGCGCGAAATGGCGGTCGCCGCCAGCCAGTTACCCGATCCCGTATTGAAAGTCGGGGTTGATAATATGCCGCTCAGCGGCCCCGATCGCGTCAGCCTTGGCGCCGACTCCATGACCATGCGCCGCATCGGCGTGATGCAGGAGTGGACCAGCCGGGAAAAACGCAGCCTGAATGCCCAGCGCTACGAGCGCGAGGCCGACAAGGGCAGGGCGGCCCGCGCCGATGCGCTGGCCGCGGTCCGGCGCGATGCGGCGCTGGCCTGGTATGAACGCCATTACGCCGACGCGGCGCGGCTTCTGCTGGAAGTCCAATTGGCCCAGGCGGCCGACCAGTTGCGCGCCGCCGAAGCCAGCTACCGCGCCGGACGCGGCTCGCTGGCCGACGTGCTAGCGGCGAAAACGGCCATCGGCCAGCTGGAAGACCGCAGCAGCGAGGCCCAGCGCCGCAGCCGCGCGGCCGAAACCGGCCTGGCGCGCTGGATAGGCAGCGCCGCCAGCATGCCGCTGGCTCCAGCACCGCATTCTGCGCAGCCCGAGGCGCTGGCGTCAACGGTGCAGCAAAGCCTGGAAAACCATCCCCGACTGCAAAGGCAACGCAGTGAGATTGCGCTGGCCGATACCGAGGCGCAGCGCGCGCAAGCCAACCGCAAATCTGACTGGACCTGGGAAGTGACGTTCCAGCAGCGCGGCCCGGGCTACCCCAATATGGTTTCCTTCGGCGCGTCCGTCCCCCTGCAATGGGACCGGCGCCAGCGCCAGGACCGCGAATTGGCGGCGCAACTGGCGCGGGCCGCACAGGCGCGCGCCGAACATGAGGAACTGCTGCATGTTCGCAGCGCCGAAACGCAGCAGATCGCCGACGAATGGCGCACCCTGCAAGCGCGCCACGAGCGCTATGTCCAGGAGCTGCTGCCGCTGTCCGCCCAGCGCATCCAGGCGCTGCTGGCTGCCTATTCCGGCGGCAAAGCCACGCTGGCCGAACTGCTGGCCGCCCATCGCGACACACTGGACATGCGCCTGCAAGCCTTGCAGCTGGAGGCCGACAGCGTCCGTCTGCGCACCCAGCTCGACTACCTGATTCCAGCAATGCCGGAGGTGAAACCGTGA